A DNA window from Streptomyces parvus contains the following coding sequences:
- a CDS encoding SpoIIE family protein phosphatase → MLLQADTCDDGMPSFFDPKTVAALFDGNPAAVAVLDHDLRYTYVNPALERLNGLPARSHIGRTFSQVLPGLHGQAAALREVLADGKPREVTISGRTWAPTEEEQQLWRATYHRLDAEGEGCGLMAIVVEITDIARQREELEQARGHVALLSTAAVRIGTTLDMDTTCRELADFVVPDFADVAVVDVFPAEVGHSVRRPAPGVVRLRRAALQGHGELDAPVQRFGHPGEYVDFAADSAVNRCLTENEPVIDDWDDRGEERGGPTADRIAATRAFGLRQVLVVPLTARSRPLGTLSLVRAEGSPAFGDQDVAVARELAVRAGVDLDHARRYDHEHSIARELQRSLLSEPWGPHSHVEVATRYLPADEGVLVGGDWFDVVPLQDGRHLKAMGDVMGHGVEAAVAMSQYRSLLRLLAGEDLPPHQILEQLDTMVERSGLDRAATCLLAVVDRFGGVCEVASAGHLPPVFIDPGATGARVVPVPVGPPLGTGFGGYRTASVPCRPGTVLFMYTDGLVERRGEDIDVSVQRLASLTVPPGGHLEDLLDRVLDRFGEDAEDDIAVLASRIREGPPVVRPTPPE, encoded by the coding sequence ATGCTCTTGCAGGCCGACACATGCGACGACGGCATGCCGTCGTTCTTCGATCCGAAGACCGTCGCGGCCCTGTTCGACGGCAATCCCGCCGCCGTGGCGGTGCTCGACCACGATCTTCGCTACACCTACGTCAACCCCGCCCTCGAACGGCTCAACGGCCTCCCCGCCCGCTCCCACATCGGGCGGACCTTCTCCCAGGTGCTGCCCGGGCTGCACGGCCAGGCCGCCGCCCTGCGCGAGGTGCTGGCCGACGGCAAGCCCCGGGAAGTGACGATCAGCGGGCGGACCTGGGCGCCGACCGAGGAGGAGCAGCAGCTCTGGCGGGCCACGTACCACCGGCTCGACGCGGAGGGGGAGGGCTGCGGGCTGATGGCGATCGTCGTCGAGATCACCGACATCGCCCGGCAGCGCGAGGAACTGGAGCAGGCCCGCGGCCATGTCGCCCTGCTCTCCACCGCCGCCGTCCGGATCGGCACCACCCTCGACATGGACACCACCTGCCGGGAGCTGGCCGACTTCGTGGTGCCCGACTTCGCCGACGTCGCGGTGGTCGACGTGTTCCCCGCCGAGGTGGGGCACTCCGTACGCCGCCCGGCCCCCGGCGTCGTACGGCTGCGGCGGGCCGCCCTGCAAGGTCACGGAGAACTCGACGCGCCGGTGCAGCGGTTCGGCCACCCCGGCGAGTACGTCGACTTCGCGGCGGACTCCGCGGTGAACCGCTGCCTGACGGAGAACGAACCGGTCATCGACGACTGGGACGACCGCGGCGAGGAGCGCGGAGGCCCCACCGCGGACCGGATCGCCGCCACCCGGGCGTTCGGGCTGCGCCAGGTGCTCGTCGTCCCGCTCACCGCCCGGAGCCGTCCGCTCGGCACGCTCAGCCTCGTCCGGGCCGAGGGCTCCCCCGCCTTCGGCGACCAGGACGTGGCCGTCGCCCGGGAACTCGCCGTCCGGGCGGGCGTCGACCTCGACCACGCCCGCCGGTACGACCACGAGCACAGCATCGCCCGCGAGCTTCAGCGCTCCCTGCTCTCCGAGCCGTGGGGCCCCCACTCCCACGTCGAGGTCGCCACCCGCTATCTCCCCGCCGACGAGGGCGTCCTGGTCGGCGGGGACTGGTTCGACGTCGTACCGCTCCAGGACGGCCGGCACCTCAAGGCGATGGGCGACGTGATGGGCCACGGGGTGGAGGCGGCCGTCGCGATGAGCCAGTACCGCTCGCTGCTGCGGCTGCTGGCGGGGGAGGACCTGCCGCCGCACCAGATCCTGGAGCAGCTCGACACCATGGTGGAGCGGTCCGGCCTGGACCGGGCGGCGACCTGTCTGCTCGCCGTCGTCGACCGGTTCGGCGGGGTGTGCGAGGTGGCCAGCGCGGGCCATCTGCCCCCGGTCTTCATCGACCCGGGCGCCACCGGGGCCCGGGTCGTGCCGGTGCCGGTGGGGCCGCCGCTCGGCACGGGGTTCGGCGGCTACCGGACCGCGTCCGTGCCCTGCCGCCCGGGGACCGTGCTGTTCATGTACACCGACGGTCTCGTGGAGCGCCGGGGCGAGGACATCGATGTGTCCGTGCAGCGGCTGGCCTCGCTGACCGTGCCGCCGGGCGGTCACCTGGAGGACTTGCTGGACCGGGTGCTGGACCGGTTCGGCGAGGACGCGGAGGACGACATCGCCGTGCTCGCCTCCCGGATCCGCGAGGGCCCACCGGTGGTCCGGCCGACCCCGCCGGAGTGA
- a CDS encoding ParB/Srx family N-terminal domain-containing protein — protein sequence MNRSRARLPRRGALLVAGVLAAGTVVAGAGTGAAAADPCAGDGPLPRTCAQPGDLIDVTLGELHPTQAVLGFDQVFYKLGRYGGGRDEAAGDVNKRFDDWCETNGQEEAASAGPGARLDDPSSFSCTVPVGQETAETIAPMKTAVIGPGGKLYLTDGHHTLTSFLEGPDGSPRMHVRLRVTDNFSALSPAAFWQRMTAEKKVWLRDGNNRPLGVEQLPDRLGITHFRDDPYRSLVYFTRDIGYEVPDGATEFLEFSWGAWLRGEHDTAAYDLTAPGPYLDLVKRASKSMAALAPDAVVDDGKTAAQLGRIDEWNGGKKETGGEFAKLARPLSDPKPGKLAEALEYKARVLPLPACTTTVTGPRDGPLVVTGGVTCLERAAQRGPVVVRPGAALVVTGSTVEGPLQADRATAVHLCGSRVAGPVVVSRSSGPVRIGGPGCTANTIAGPVVLTGNAAR from the coding sequence ATGAACAGATCGAGGGCACGGCTGCCGAGGCGCGGAGCGCTGCTGGTGGCCGGGGTGCTGGCTGCGGGCACGGTGGTGGCCGGGGCGGGCACCGGGGCGGCGGCAGCGGACCCGTGCGCCGGGGACGGGCCGCTGCCGCGGACCTGCGCGCAGCCGGGGGACCTGATCGACGTCACGCTCGGCGAACTGCACCCCACCCAGGCGGTACTCGGCTTCGACCAGGTCTTCTACAAGCTCGGCCGGTACGGCGGCGGCCGCGACGAGGCGGCGGGCGACGTCAACAAGCGCTTCGACGACTGGTGCGAGACCAACGGCCAGGAGGAGGCGGCCTCGGCCGGTCCCGGCGCCCGGTTGGACGACCCTTCGAGCTTCTCCTGCACCGTGCCGGTCGGGCAGGAGACTGCCGAGACGATCGCGCCGATGAAGACGGCCGTGATCGGGCCCGGCGGCAAGCTGTACCTCACCGACGGGCACCACACGCTGACGTCCTTCCTGGAGGGGCCCGACGGCTCCCCCCGGATGCATGTCCGGCTCCGCGTCACCGACAACTTCAGCGCGCTGTCCCCGGCGGCCTTCTGGCAGCGGATGACCGCCGAGAAGAAGGTGTGGCTGCGCGACGGGAACAACCGGCCGCTCGGCGTGGAACAGCTTCCGGACCGGCTCGGCATCACGCACTTCCGCGACGACCCCTACCGCAGCCTCGTCTACTTCACCCGGGACATCGGTTACGAAGTCCCCGACGGGGCGACGGAGTTCCTGGAGTTCTCCTGGGGGGCCTGGCTGCGCGGCGAGCACGACACGGCCGCGTACGACCTGACCGCCCCGGGCCCCTACCTGGACCTGGTGAAGCGCGCCTCGAAGTCGATGGCGGCGCTCGCCCCCGACGCGGTCGTCGACGACGGGAAGACCGCCGCCCAACTCGGCCGGATCGACGAGTGGAACGGCGGGAAGAAGGAGACGGGCGGGGAGTTCGCCAAGCTGGCCAGACCGCTGAGCGACCCCAAGCCGGGCAAGCTCGCCGAGGCCCTGGAGTACAAGGCCCGCGTCCTGCCCCTGCCCGCCTGCACCACCACGGTCACCGGGCCCCGCGACGGGCCCCTGGTCGTGACCGGCGGCGTCACCTGCCTGGAGCGGGCCGCTCAGCGCGGCCCCGTCGTCGTCCGCCCGGGGGCGGCCCTCGTGGTCACCGGCTCCACGGTGGAAGGCCCGCTCCAGGCCGACCGGGCGACCGCGGTCCACCTGTGCGGTTCGCGCGTCGCCGGGCCCGTCGTGGTGAGCCGCAGCTCCGGCCCGGTACGGATCGGGGGCCCGGGCTGCACCGCGAACACCATCGCGGGACCCGTCGTGCTCACGGGCAACGCCGCACGCTGA
- a CDS encoding MAB_1171c family putative transporter: protein MTPLDLAGYLIAGLMTAVALWRMPAALWGDEEDRRRRALWGCYAGFAIALWTKTEAVRIGLNNSAVTDLAVLIKHYTATVAILAILSYIVAIYGSYPEEGAVPRHVRFARLVQKLAAKASVATLILLTVLFFTVVDRSEPSDRFVSDHAGEWGATLYMSVFYLYLGAASAVCAFQWALATLDARRRHLRIGLGMMTFAMFIGVGYTVSRTLFLWISVVDEPTEAFALRFDQITEAAQLVLFAFFALGASIPAFAAGARRARLWRAQVKLHALWHELMTAFPEQPFDPPASLPRELTRFNVPADLRVDRWAADIADAAEKLRHYVPDGLLDAAGRAAARDTDDPRRAAPLTDAYWIRAALLAKESGAPAGGAATVASQHAADQDGEVARLVRVAAAYRTVDEERARAVLAAASAEPARTTTTRTTETSA from the coding sequence GTGACCCCCCTCGATCTCGCCGGCTACCTCATAGCGGGCCTGATGACGGCCGTTGCCCTGTGGCGTATGCCCGCTGCCCTGTGGGGCGACGAGGAGGACCGCCGACGCCGGGCCCTGTGGGGCTGCTACGCCGGATTCGCCATCGCCCTGTGGACGAAGACCGAGGCGGTCCGCATCGGCCTCAACAACAGCGCCGTCACCGACCTCGCCGTCCTCATCAAGCACTACACCGCCACGGTGGCAATTCTGGCCATCCTCAGCTACATCGTGGCCATCTACGGCAGCTACCCCGAAGAGGGCGCGGTCCCCCGCCACGTACGGTTCGCGCGGCTCGTCCAGAAGCTGGCGGCCAAGGCCTCCGTCGCCACGCTGATCCTGCTGACCGTCCTGTTCTTCACCGTCGTCGACCGCTCCGAGCCCTCGGACCGCTTCGTCTCCGACCACGCCGGGGAGTGGGGCGCCACGCTCTACATGAGCGTCTTCTACCTCTACCTCGGGGCCGCCTCCGCCGTCTGCGCCTTCCAGTGGGCGCTGGCCACCCTCGACGCCCGCCGCCGCCATCTGCGCATCGGGCTCGGCATGATGACGTTCGCGATGTTCATCGGCGTCGGCTACACCGTCAGCCGCACGCTCTTCCTGTGGATCAGCGTGGTCGACGAGCCGACCGAGGCGTTCGCCCTGCGCTTCGACCAGATCACCGAGGCCGCGCAACTGGTGCTGTTCGCCTTCTTCGCCCTCGGCGCGTCCATCCCCGCCTTCGCGGCCGGCGCCCGCCGGGCCAGGCTGTGGCGGGCCCAGGTGAAACTGCACGCCCTCTGGCACGAGTTGATGACCGCGTTCCCGGAGCAGCCGTTCGACCCGCCCGCCTCCCTGCCCCGCGAGCTGACCCGGTTCAACGTCCCGGCCGACCTGCGGGTGGACCGCTGGGCCGCCGACATCGCGGACGCCGCCGAGAAGCTCCGCCATTACGTGCCCGACGGGCTGCTCGACGCCGCCGGACGGGCCGCCGCCCGCGACACGGACGATCCGCGCCGCGCCGCGCCCCTCACCGACGCCTACTGGATCCGGGCCGCCCTGCTCGCGAAGGAGTCCGGCGCGCCCGCCGGGGGCGCCGCGACGGTCGCCTCTCAGCACGCCGCGGACCAGGACGGCGAGGTGGCCCGGCTGGTCCGGGTCGCCGCCGCGTACCGGACGGTCGACGAGGAGCGCGCCCGCGCCGTCCTGGCCGCCGCGTCGGCCGAACCCGCCCGCACGACCACCACCCGCACGACGGAGACGAGCGCATGA